The following are from one region of the Oryzias latipes chromosome 12, ASM223467v1 genome:
- the slc31a2 gene encoding probable low affinity copper uptake protein 2, protein MHMTFGVFSSVTLLFDFWDVHSPAGMVLSVLLVLLLALFYEVLKVWRVWLSGSQLAVRAPACTPPPSVHSESASMLEGSPETSLAPVELHTSGPNSWLLHVIQTALHVLQVVLGYMLMLCVMSYNTWIFLGVVLGSVLGYFLSFPLLDQMQSFRLV, encoded by the exons ATGCAC ATGACTTTCGGGGTGTTCAGCAGTGTCACGCTGCTGTTTGACTTCTGGGATGTGCACAGTCCGGCAG GGATGGTGCTGTCcgtgctgctggttctgctgctcgCGCTCTTTTACGAGGTGCTCAAAGTGTGGAGGGTGTGGCTGAGCGGCTCCCAGCTGGCCGTGCGCGCGCCCGCGTGCACGCCCCCTCCGTCCGTGCACAGTGAAAGCGCCTCCATGCTGGAGGGCAGCCCGGAGACCTCCCTGGCCCCCGTGGAGCTGCACACCTCTGGCCCCAACAG ctggCTGCTGCATGTGATCCAGACCGCCCTCCATGTGCTGCAGGTGGTTCTGGGATACATGCTGATGCTGTGTGTCATGTCCTACAACACCTGGATCTTTCTGGGCGTGGTCCTGGGTTCCGTCCTGGGTTACTTCCTCTCGTTTCCGCTGCTGGATCAGATGCAGTCCTTCAGATTggtgtga